A window from Triticum aestivum cultivar Chinese Spring chromosome 6D, IWGSC CS RefSeq v2.1, whole genome shotgun sequence encodes these proteins:
- the LOC123146050 gene encoding wall-associated receptor kinase 1-like: protein MVTTLIMQLVLLLLLPVTRVSAQEQQHPPPQVARPGCRDKCGNITIPYPFGIGAGCFRDDGRGGFQLECNDARSTPRLTVTGYGIRITGLSVASSEARAHLRATRRCYDSKGRLVSQSGATFVPLVGSHYLFSQARNRLVTLGCSSLGYFIDALGYYVSGCMAVCRPQQFTTPGSCTGVACCQSAIPPAVDYYEPFLLDFTKEHRDRDIAFYSNKTTCRYVFLVETKWLSTRYTGDSEYLNWTKDFAVPVILDWAIRNVGNCSAARRNTTDYACQSMLSDCIDSEDGTGYRCNCSKGYEGNPYLQDGCRDIDECKHKEEQSCYGICTNTQGSHTCQCPPGTSGDATTENGCRPKDNFTLALKVVTGVSVGVFLPFFMSFWLYLGLQKRRLIRTKQKFFELNGGVFLQQQIRNYSDTSKGGGGFKIFSKEELEKATNNFAAGRVLGHGGHGIVYKGVLEDKTVVAVKKSKTTEEVPTKEFAREMFILSQINHKNVVKLLGCCLEVEVPMLVYEFVSNGTLYHYIHGSRGLDSDTGFDTCLRIAVEAAEALAYMHSSASPPILHGDVKTANILLDDKLTAKVSDFGASKLAPTDEAKMATLVQGTCGYLDPEYLMTCRLTDKSDVYSFGVVLLELLTRKKALYFDGPEEDRSLVLCFMMAVKVGQHQDLLDSQVRDEMTIEALEEITHLVMGCLNMSGAERPTMKEVAERLEMLRRYHNHPWAQADANPEEEQSLLAMERHNVNYKFTQDCVLDFEASSTYSYSL, encoded by the exons ATGGTGACCACACTGATCATGCAGCTCGTGCTGCTGTTACTACTGCCAGTGACTCGAGTCTCAGCTCAGGAGCAGCAGCATCCACCCCCGCAGGTTGCGCGGCCAGGCTGCCGCGACAAGTGCGGCAACATCACCATCCCTTACCCCTTTGGCATCGGCGCCGGTTGCTTCCGCGACGATGGCCGAGGTGGCTTCCAGCTCGAGTGCAATGACGCCCGCTCAACACCACGGCTCACCGTGACAGGCTATGGCATCCGGATCACCGGCCTGTCGGTCGCCAGCAGTGAAGCCAGGGCCCACCTGAGGGCAACACGTCGATGCTACGACAGCAAAGGGCGTCTCGTCAGCCAGAGCGGCGCCACGTTTGTACCACTTGTTGGCAGCCACTACCTCTTCTCCCAGGCCAGGAACCGGCTCGTCACGCTCGGCTGCTCCAGCCTCGGCTACTTCATCGACGCTCTTGGCTACTATGTCAGTGGCTGCATGGCCGTGTGCCGGCCACAGCAGTTCACCACGCCGGGGTCCTGCACGGGCGTGGCATGCTGCCAGAGCGCGATACCCCCTGCTGTCGACTACTACGAGCCGTTCCTGCTTGACTTCACGAAGGAGCACCGAGACAGAGACATAGCCTTCTATAGCAACAAAACGACCTGCCGGTATGTGTTCCTGGTAGAGACCAAGTGGTTAAGTACAAGATACACCGGTGACAGCGAGTACCTCAACTGGACCAAAGACTTTGCCGTGCCTGTCATCCTCGACTGGGCGATCCGGAACGTTGGCAACTGCAGCGCCGCCAGGCGCAACACAACTGACTATGCGTGCCAGAGCATGCTCAGCGATTGTATCGACTCCGAAGATGGCACTGGGTACCGGTGCAACTGCTCAAAGGGGTACGAGGGCAACCCCTATCTACAAGACGGATGCAGAG ACATCGACGAGTGTAAACACAAAGAAGAGCAATCATGCTACGGCATCTGCACAAATACTCAGGGAAGCCACACCTGCCAATGTCCTCCGGGGACTAGTGGAGATGCTACGACGGAGAACGGTTGCCGGCCAAAGGACAATTTCACATTGGCCCTAAAAGTAGTAACAG GAGTGAGCGTTGGTGTGTTCTTGCCATTTTTCATGTCCTTCTGGCTCTACTTGGGGCTCCAGAAAAGGAGACTTATCAGAACAAAGCAGAAATTCTTTGAGCTAAATGGAGGCGTATTCCTGCAGCAGCAGATACGTAACTACAGTGACACCAGCAAAGGGGGTGGGGGGTTCAAGATCTTCTCCAAGGAAGAGCTCGAGAAAGCGACCAACAACTTCGCAGCCGGCCGTGTTCTTGGCCACGGAGGGCACGGTATTGTCTACAAGGGTGTCCTTGAGGACAAGACAGTGGTGGCGGTCAAGAAGTCAAAGACGACGGAAGAGGTCCCTACCAAGGAATTCGCGAGGGAGATGTTCATCCTCTCCCAGATCAACCACAAGAATGTCGTCAAGCTGCTTGGATGCTGCCTCGAAGTAGAAGTGCCAATGTTGGTCTACGAGTTCGTCTCAAATGGTACACTCTACCACTACATCCATGGTAGTAGGGGCCTTGACTCTGATACAGGCTTCGACACCTGCCTTCGAATAGCAGTAGAGGCAGCCGAGGCACTGGCATACATGCACTCTTCAGCCTCGCCACCGATTCTCCATGGAGACGTCAAGACGGCAAACATTCTGTTGGATGACAAGCTCACAGCAAAAGTTTCAGATTTCGGAGCATCAAAACTGGCACCAACTGATGAGGCCAAGATGGCAACATTGGTGCAGGGAACTTGCGGTTACCTTGACCCAGAATACCTAATGACATGCCGGCTGACTGATAAGAGTGATGTGTACAGCTTTGGCGTTGTCCTATTGGAGCTTCTGACAAGGAAAAAGGCACTGTACTTCGACGGGCCAGAGGAAGATAGAAGCCTTGTTTTATGCTTCATGATGGCAGTGAAGGTAGGCCAGCACCAAGACCTTCTGGACAGCCAAGTGAGGGACGAGATGACAATCGAAGCGCTCGAAGAGATCACACACCTCGTTATGGGATGCTTGAACATGAGTGGAGCGGAGCGGCCAACGATGAAGGAGGTTGCAGAGAGGTTGGAGATGCTGAGGAGATACCACAACCACCCGTGGGCTCAAGCAGATGCCAATCCAGAGGAGGAACAAAGTTTGCTTGCTATGGAACGACATAATGTGAATTACAAGTTCACACAAGATTGTGTCCTTGATTTTGAAGCAAGCAGTACATACAGCTATAGCTTGTAG
- the LOC123146049 gene encoding uncharacterized protein: protein MFQQKRCKFSLVSAFARCQSETPPLLPPPLRRPLEKKNLLSGGSPPLPNAAVQSRPGPMDRRRVRRLGAAMHPLLAAAASDGATPSTAAASQTRGGSSASAVRLDVEADIDQGTSYFADEQHKRVASGSSSARLSGVTN, encoded by the exons atgttTCAGCAGAAAAGATGCAAGTTTTCTCTCGTCTCGGCCTTCGCCCGTTGTCAGTCAGAGACACCGCCCCTTCTgccccctcctctccggcgacccctTGAAAAAAAAAACCTGCTCTCCGGCGGTTCTCCCCCGCTCCCAAACGCCGCTGTCCAGTCTCGCCCGGGCCCGATGGATCGTCGGAGGGTTCGACGCTTAGGGGCTGCCATGCACCCCCTCCTCGCAGCTGCGGCCAGTGACGGTGCCACTcccagcaccgccgccgcctctcaAACCCGCGGCGGGAGCTCCGCAAGTGCCGTCAG GCTCGACGTCGAAGCTGACATCGACCAG GGGACATCATACTTTGCTGATGAGCAGCACAAGAGGGTGGCATCTGGGAGCTCTTCAGCGAGGCTCAGCGGAGTAACTAATTGA